In Terriglobales bacterium, the following are encoded in one genomic region:
- a CDS encoding heme-copper oxidase subunit III has translation MATLNPTLVEERPHSGGGGAPPRAEDGGDDARPDFGDRLRRNRIGVVVALAPIAMLFVAFTSAYIVRQGLGEDWRSMELPDILWINTAILLASSITLELARRSMAHQAALAEVPAVPGVAPVNASSAPWLSITLVLGLGFLAGQWMAWSQLARQGIFISSNPSNSFFYLLTGTHAIHLVGGVLALFYAAATAILSQAWERRRMVVEVTSWYWHFMAVLWIYIFALLQFTK, from the coding sequence ATGGCGACTTTGAACCCAACCCTGGTCGAGGAACGGCCGCACTCAGGCGGCGGTGGCGCTCCCCCGCGTGCGGAAGACGGCGGAGACGACGCCCGCCCCGACTTCGGCGACCGCCTGCGGCGCAACCGCATCGGGGTGGTCGTGGCCCTGGCGCCCATTGCCATGTTGTTCGTGGCCTTTACCAGCGCCTACATCGTCCGGCAAGGGCTGGGAGAAGACTGGCGTTCGATGGAGCTGCCCGACATCCTGTGGATCAACACTGCCATTCTGCTGGCCAGCAGCATCACGCTGGAGCTAGCTCGGCGCAGCATGGCCCACCAGGCGGCGCTGGCCGAGGTACCAGCCGTCCCAGGAGTGGCGCCGGTGAATGCTTCTTCGGCGCCCTGGCTTTCCATCACCCTGGTGCTGGGGCTGGGCTTCCTCGCAGGCCAGTGGATGGCCTGGAGCCAGTTGGCGCGGCAAGGCATATTTATCTCCAGCAATCCCAGCAATTCGTTCTTTTATTTATTGACCGGCACCCACGCCATCCACCTGGTGGGAGGCGTGCTGGCGCTGTTCTACGCCGCGGCCACCGCCATCCTTTCCCAGGCCTGGGAGAGGCGCCGCATGGTGGTGGAGGTGACCTCATGGTACTGGCACTTCATGGCGGTGCTGTGGATCTACATTTTCGCGCTGTTGCAGTTCACCAAATAG
- a CDS encoding cytochrome C oxidase subunit IV family protein: protein MSEAAAHHDEGKSQYFWVWGALLVITVVEIMLAYKQVFDPPHMLGVLMVLSVIKAAFIIAYFMHLKFEMARMKIVLMTAVVGCLCLMCVFLPDALRVLHLGVK, encoded by the coding sequence ATGTCGGAAGCGGCGGCGCATCACGACGAGGGAAAGAGCCAGTACTTCTGGGTGTGGGGCGCCCTGCTGGTCATCACGGTGGTGGAGATCATGCTGGCCTACAAGCAGGTTTTCGACCCACCGCACATGCTGGGCGTGCTGATGGTGCTCTCGGTCATCAAAGCGGCGTTCATCATCGCCTACTTCATGCACCTGAAGTTCGAGATGGCGCGCATGAAAATCGTGCTCATGACCGCGGTGGTCGGGTGCCTGTGCCTGATGTGCGTTTTCCTGCCCGATGCCCTGCGCGTGTTACATTTGGGGGTGAAATGA